The genomic region CGCGCCTGGATGCCGACCGCCGTTACCTCGACGATGCGCTGCACGGGCGGTCGTCGTCGGACCCTCGGCTGACCGGTCCGGGGATGGACGAGGTCGACGCGCGCGTGCGCCGGATCGCCCGCGAGGCGTAGCGACGACTCGGCGGCGGACCGTTACCGGTCCGGCCCGTCGTGCCTCCGCCGCGGCGGGCCGGATGACGCGCGCCGCGTCGCCCGCCCCTCCGCCGCGGCGGGCCGGATGACGCGCGCCGCGTCGCCCGCCTAGGCTGAGGTTCGGACGACGACGTCCGGAAGGGTCCGAGGATGCCGAGCAACATCGAGATCGCCCAGGCGGCCAGCCTGCACCCCATCACCCGGATCGCCGAGGGCCTCGGCATCCCCGACGAGAGCATCGAGCCGTACGGCCGGCACAAGGCCAAGGTCTCGCTCGACTTCCTCGCCGGCATCACCGATCGCCCGCGCGGCAGGCTCGTCCTCGTGACCGCCGTGTCGCCGACGCCCGCCGGCGAGGGCAAGACCACCACCACCGTGGGCCTCGGCGACGCCCTGAACCGCGTCGGCGAGCGTGCCATGATCTGTCTGCGCGAACCCGCCCTCGGGCCGGTGTTCGGCATGAAGGGCGGCGCCGCCGGCGGCGGCCATGCCCAGGTCGTGCCGATGGAGGACATCAACCTGCACTTCACCGGCGACTTCGCCGCCATCGGCGTCGCCACCAACCTGCTCGCCGCGCTCATCGACAACCACATCCACCACGGCAACGCGCTCGGCATCGACCTGCGCCGCGTCACGTGGCGGCGCGTGCTCGATGTCAACGACCGGGCGCTGCGCGACGTCGCGATCGGGCTGGGCGGCCCGGGCAACGGCTACCCGCGCGAGAGCGGGTTCGACATCGTCGTGGCGAGCGAGGTCATGGCCGTGTTCTGCCTCGCCACCGACCTCGCCGATCTCAAGGAGCGGCTCGGCGAGATCGTCGTCGGCTACACACGCGAACGGCAGCCGGTGCGCGCCCGCGACCTCGATGCGCACGGGTCCATGACCGCGATCCTGCGCGATGCGCTCGCCCCCAACCTCGTGCAGACCCTCGAGCACACGCCGGCGTTCGTCCACGGCGGTCCGTTCGCGAACATCGCCCACGGCTGCAATTCGCTCATCGCGACCTCGTCCGCCCTCCACCTCGCCGACTACGTCGTCACCGAAGCCGGCTTCGGCGCCGATCTGGGGGCCGAGAAGTTCGTCGACATCCTGTGCCGCGAGTCGGGCCTGCGTCCGGACGCCGCCGTGATCGTGGCGACGGTGCGCGCGATGAAGTACCACGGCGGGGTCGACGTCCCGGACCTGGCCGAGGAGGACGTCGCGGCGGTCCGCAAGGGATGCGCCAACGTCCGCCGCCACCTCGCGACGGTGCGCGAGACGTTCGGCATCCCGGCGGTCGTGGCGATCAACCACCGGGCGGAGGACACGGATGCCGAGGTCCAGGCGCTCATCGACGAAGTGACGGATGCCGGCGGCCGCGCGATCGTGGCGCGGCACTTCGCCGAGGGCGGCGCCGGCGCCGAGGAGCTCGCCCGGGCGGTCGTCGAGCTGTGCGACGAGCCGAGCGAGATGAGCTTCACCTACCCCGACGAGGCGTCGCTGTGGGAGAAGATGCGCGCGATCGCGACGCGGATCTACGGGGCGTCCGACATCACGGCGTCCTCGGCGGTGCGCAAGCAGATCCGCCGTCTTCAGGACGACGGCTACGGGTCGTTCCCGGTGTGCGTCGCCAAGACGCAGTACTCGTTCTCGACCGACGCGAAGCTGCGCGGCGCACCGTCGGGCCACGTCGTCGACATCCGCGAAGTCCGTCTGTCGGCCGGCGCGGGCTTCGTCGTGATGATCTGCGGCGACATCATGACGATGCCGGGCCTGCCCGCCGTGCCCGCGGCCGCCTCGATCGACGTCGACGAGAGCGGGCGCATCATCGGGCTGTTCTGAGGTGACGTGACGCCCGGTGCTCGGGGGCCGTCACCGCAGTCGCGACGAACGACGAACCCGTCCGGCGGGCTCAATCGACGCCGAGCTCGAGCACCCACTCGTTGTAGGCGACGTCCCGCCCCCGCCACGGTCCCGATG from Microbacter sp. GSS18 harbors:
- a CDS encoding formate--tetrahydrofolate ligase; this encodes MPSNIEIAQAASLHPITRIAEGLGIPDESIEPYGRHKAKVSLDFLAGITDRPRGRLVLVTAVSPTPAGEGKTTTTVGLGDALNRVGERAMICLREPALGPVFGMKGGAAGGGHAQVVPMEDINLHFTGDFAAIGVATNLLAALIDNHIHHGNALGIDLRRVTWRRVLDVNDRALRDVAIGLGGPGNGYPRESGFDIVVASEVMAVFCLATDLADLKERLGEIVVGYTRERQPVRARDLDAHGSMTAILRDALAPNLVQTLEHTPAFVHGGPFANIAHGCNSLIATSSALHLADYVVTEAGFGADLGAEKFVDILCRESGLRPDAAVIVATVRAMKYHGGVDVPDLAEEDVAAVRKGCANVRRHLATVRETFGIPAVVAINHRAEDTDAEVQALIDEVTDAGGRAIVARHFAEGGAGAEELARAVVELCDEPSEMSFTYPDEASLWEKMRAIATRIYGASDITASSAVRKQIRRLQDDGYGSFPVCVAKTQYSFSTDAKLRGAPSGHVVDIREVRLSAGAGFVVMICGDIMTMPGLPAVPAAASIDVDESGRIIGLF